One stretch of Pigmentiphaga aceris DNA includes these proteins:
- a CDS encoding ABC transporter permease, producing the protein MLNYVIRRLLLFVPMLVGISIAVFLVMHAIPGDIARMAAGPDAAESDIEQIRQNHGLDKPLHQQYFLYLKRLVTEGDLGESFQTYAPVTEGIARTLPATLELATAGMLLAVIVGVPLGIVAALRPRGMLDSALTALAVVGISAPGFFLGLLLMLLFASTLGWLPPTGRGSWQQLVMPAVTLGLPYIATFSRLARSSMLDVLGEDYIRTAYAKGVAKPRVVLRHALANASIPLVTTFGTDFGRLLGGAVIVETVFAWPGMGRYMIDAIMVRDIYVVQGTILVFAALVVLINLLVDLAYGLLDPRITYA; encoded by the coding sequence ATGCTGAATTATGTGATTCGACGCCTGCTGCTGTTCGTGCCGATGCTAGTCGGCATTTCCATCGCCGTATTTCTGGTTATGCACGCCATCCCCGGCGACATTGCGCGCATGGCTGCCGGCCCTGACGCGGCCGAGTCCGACATCGAGCAGATCCGCCAGAACCATGGCCTGGACAAACCGCTTCACCAGCAGTATTTCCTGTACCTGAAGCGCCTGGTCACCGAGGGTGATCTGGGTGAGTCTTTCCAGACCTATGCACCGGTGACCGAAGGCATTGCACGCACCTTGCCTGCTACGCTGGAACTGGCTACCGCAGGCATGTTGCTGGCCGTGATCGTTGGGGTGCCGCTGGGCATCGTGGCAGCATTGCGACCGCGCGGCATGCTCGACAGTGCGCTCACGGCACTTGCCGTTGTCGGCATATCCGCACCCGGATTTTTCCTGGGTCTGCTGCTGATGCTGCTGTTTGCATCCACGCTGGGCTGGCTGCCGCCTACCGGGCGCGGTAGCTGGCAGCAACTGGTCATGCCTGCGGTAACCCTGGGTCTGCCGTACATCGCCACCTTCTCTCGGCTGGCGCGCTCCAGCATGCTCGACGTGCTGGGCGAAGACTACATCCGCACGGCTTACGCCAAGGGTGTCGCCAAGCCGCGCGTCGTGCTGCGCCACGCGCTGGCCAATGCATCGATTCCGCTGGTCACCACTTTCGGCACTGACTTCGGCCGCCTGCTGGGTGGGGCAGTCATCGTTGAAACCGTGTTCGCCTGGCCCGGCATGGGCCGCTACATGATCGACGCGATCATGGTCCGCGACATCTACGTCGTGCAGGGAACCATTCTGGTTTTCGCTGCGCTCGTTGTCCTCATCAACCTTCTCGTCGACCTGGCATATGGACTCCTTGACCCTCGCATCACGTACGCCTGA
- a CDS encoding ABC transporter permease: protein MDSLTLASRTPEVAGAAQPAVVAATPKRPSGGFLRYLFRARRWIALLSLALLSVVLLATFVAPWIYDWKTITQVNLDRALQGPGGNFWLGTDELGRDLLGRVLWGARITLTVAFGSVAMGMTVGVSLGALCGFYSNAFTATVMRLMDFMIAFPRTLVAIMVVAIAGNSIMSLTVAIAISTMPIYVRFFAAPVQALKRREFVLASRAIGVGDLSLVLTHIIPNIGSLIIVQATTSLAEAILIGSGLSFLGLGPPPPIPEWGAMIANSRAHLTSHPHVLLAPGCALFIVILSFNLVGDALRDYVDPRSRQSQR from the coding sequence ATGGACTCCTTGACCCTCGCATCACGTACGCCTGAGGTGGCTGGCGCAGCGCAGCCCGCTGTCGTTGCGGCCACGCCCAAGCGCCCGTCTGGCGGCTTTCTTCGCTATCTGTTTCGTGCACGCCGCTGGATAGCCCTGCTGTCACTCGCCTTGCTGTCGGTGGTGCTGTTGGCCACCTTCGTTGCGCCGTGGATCTATGACTGGAAAACCATCACCCAGGTCAATCTGGACCGGGCCTTGCAAGGCCCGGGCGGCAACTTCTGGCTGGGCACCGACGAGCTTGGCCGTGACCTGCTTGGGCGTGTGCTGTGGGGTGCGCGAATCACCTTGACGGTGGCCTTTGGCAGTGTCGCGATGGGCATGACCGTGGGCGTGTCCCTGGGTGCGCTCTGTGGCTTCTACAGCAACGCGTTCACTGCCACGGTGATGCGGCTGATGGATTTCATGATTGCCTTCCCGCGCACGCTGGTGGCCATCATGGTGGTGGCGATTGCCGGCAACAGCATCATGAGTCTGACCGTGGCGATTGCGATTTCGACCATGCCGATCTACGTGCGCTTCTTTGCTGCGCCAGTGCAGGCGCTGAAGCGACGCGAGTTCGTGCTGGCGTCACGTGCCATCGGTGTGGGGGACTTGTCGCTGGTGCTGACACACATCATTCCGAACATCGGTTCGCTGATCATCGTGCAGGCCACGACGTCTTTGGCCGAAGCGATTCTGATCGGATCGGGCCTGAGTTTCCTGGGTCTTGGTCCCCCGCCGCCAATCCCGGAATGGGGCGCAATGATCGCCAATTCGCGCGCCCACCTGACCAGTCATCCGCACGTGCTGCTTGCCCCCGGCTGCGCCCTGTTCATCGTCATCCTGAGCTTCAACCTGGTCGGCGATGCCCTGCGTGATTACGTAGACCCGCGATCCAGACAGTCGCAGCGCTAA